The DNA region CAAATGTCGGGTATGGTAAATGGGAGTCCAATAGAGGACTTTGAGGTTAGTAGGGGATTAAGGTAGGGTGATCCTTTATCTTTTTTCCTTTACGTGATCATAGCAAAATGTTTAGCGGGATTGATTAGGAAGGTGTCTAATATAGGGGAGTTCAAAGGTTTTAATGTTCACGAGAAGTGTAAATTGGACATTCTCTAAGTCACAAATGACACCCTTATCATAGGCAATATGAGTTAGAAAAATGTGTGGTCTATCAAAGTAATTATGAGAGAATTTGAGATAGCCTCTGGTTTAGGTGTCAATTTTCACAAGAGTTGAGTCATATGGATTAATATCAATATTCATTTTCTATCTGCAACTTCCAATTTTCTATCATGCAGGATCAATGATAAAGCATTCTCTTTCCTTGGAATCCTGATAGGCATAAATCCTAGGAGAATAAACATGTGGAAATCGATAATGGATAAAATAAAAATGAGACTAGCCAAGTGCAAAGGCAAATTTTTCGTGCCAACCCACACTTTAACCAGATACCTTCGATCAGAGTTGTTTTTATAGTTATGTTCTTActataaataaattattttttttaaatataatagTTATCGGATTTTTCATTTTAGTACCATATTTTTTGCAATTTTGTTGATTTGGTTGAAGAAatattgttttgtttttaaaaaaaaaatagagaatATTTTATAGAGTTATGATGAAATATTGGACATTTATGAAATTGCCAATAAAAGATCATGAAAATCTAAAAAATAACGGACGAAATATCGGTTTTTTAAAAAATATGATACATATATACTCATTTTTTTATAGAAAAAACCAGTATGTGATTTTTTGAAAAATccggtaaatatcaaattttccagaatttttaaaaaatttggtaaatatcaaattttctaaattttttgaaaaatctggCAGGTACGAGTGAGTTTTAGAAAAAACCATAAGTTTTTGACATTTTTAACAAACTATACCCgataaaatatatacatataatACAAAAGTGCTACAACATAAATacaaaataaattatgttgacTTCCTAATTTCTTCTTCCTAATGTCTAATACGTTCGCATATGATGATTCTCATGCTCTTTTACCTTCACTACAGTTTTGTCTTCATCGTTCTGTGACGGAATACAACATACAATTGGATTTCAACTTCACCTGAATTCAATGAATATTGTCAACAAAATCAACTGCAATAATTTTGTGTCTACTCGAAGTTATTCATGAAGCTATCACTAATGGGAAGAATGTGATGTTAAAGTTCTTGGACAACGAGACCAATATGACAATGTACCTAGAAGAAATAAGGTAACCCATATCAAGAATCGTCATCTACTTCTCACGACCCTGCACACTGAAGCTTGATACCTACACACATTGGAATACATTTGATGATGTTGATAAACTTCAGTATTTAACTATGTCCGAACCAAAAGCCAGGATTTTTTGCCTTATCCAAGTAAAACTGCAATAACACGGAAACCACAATTTCCATATTTACATACATCAACAATGTCATCAATGTACTGATGTAAGAAAATAGGAAACTGAGACAAGTAAAGATGTTTTGAAGACTGACTACACGATTGACTTTTAGTTGGTTTTGTAAATGATCTCTTCGTAGTCTGACTTCCCTGCGAACCCTCAACATACTCCCACTACGAAGGATCATGATGCACATCAATCTCTTCACCCTTTTTACTCTTCTTATTTTCCCTTTTGCCTTGTACTTCACTGGTAGTGGACACATGAAAGTTGTGGATGAATGTGTTAGTTCCCGAACTTTTTTCTTTATCACTCTCTAGCCTACAATATCCAGTGTACAAAAATACCGCTTCAAATCTTCACACTCTTATTCTAAAACTAACTGTCTCACTGTCTTATTGAGTGACCTCATGTTCCTCAATGTATAATTTCTTCCAAAACACACGAATCGATTCTAACATAATAGACTCACCTTGAATTCGAAGATATGCAAGTTCACATGCACAAGGCAATCCATGTGTTGTTCGAATGAAGCAACCACATGCATCTTTGTCACAACCAACGAATTTTACCCTTTCTAGCTCCTTTTTAACGTGTTGCATACACTGTCTTGAAACGAAGTCATGCACTCTAGAGTAAAATCGAGTGTTATACTAATGCTCAATGATGGAAATGCTTTTTTGAAATGATACTCTGACTGAACCTAATTGCAACTTCAACATAGTGTTCAGAACATCCCAACTTCTAAATAAATCTCTCATGCTAGATGTCAACATGTTTTTTAGTCTCCAGTGAGCAGACTCAACCCTAAAAAACATAAATAGAAGAAGGATGTCATTATTTGATAATTAATAGTGTACCCATATTCAAAGTCATATTGATGTACCTGTTCGTTATTGTGTTCCCTAAATGAGTGATTCTATTAGTCCAAGCAGTAACAAATCTTTCTTTATGGGGTGTCAACCAAGTTTCGTGCACATACTAAACAAATAAAGGAATATCATTACATACAACCTCAAAATGCTTCAAGTGTACCAAAAACTCATACTCCCTATTCGAATATATGATGTTGTTCAATAGATCTATAACATACTCATGCCTATGTGATTTGACATACTCCTCACACTCCATACTAAGATTTTTTAAAAATATGGAATAGACACAACAAATGAGCTGAGTTTGGGACCACAACTTTGACAACATTCATCAACGTCAGTGTTGTATACAAGTGTGAGTTGGAAGTCTTACATTACTTAGAAAAGTGGAGGTTGAACACTTTATAAGTGTAAAGATCCATACAtctatcaccttaagattttggatgAATATATGGTGTCTCTATCACTTATGTGTTGCTCTTGATCCAATGTGGGTGTTCCTCATAATGACCCAACAGTGGTATCAGATCTGATGGTTCATTTAAGAGACCAACTTCTTGTATCGAAAGTCTTCCTGACAATGTGGTGGTCAGGTGACGTGTTCCGTTGTAGTACCCGCAACAACGGTACAAGTGTATGTGGATGAAAAAACTTTCGCTTGAGGAGGAGCATAATAAATGGACTCACACTTGATGGGGAGATTGTTGTGTACAAGTGTGAGTTGGAAGTTCAATATTACTTAGAGTAGCGGAGGTTGAGCACTTTATAAGTGAAATGACtcatacacctatcaccttaaagttttgggtgaatatgtggtgtctctctcacttgtgtgttgCTATTGACCCAATGTGGATGCTCCTCATGATGACCAACAAGCAGTTCAAGGTCCGTCACCAAAACCTTTGATAGCAACTTCTCAAAAGCGGACAACTCTTTAAGTTTCTCAAGTACCCATGTAAAGTTTTCCTCTCTTTCATGTTCCATATAGGAAAATACAACCGAAAACGTCAACTTCGTGGATGTAACACCAATAATCTCAAGTAGTGGTAGTcgatacatgtttgttttgtatgtatAATAAATAATCAACAACTTCCAACCCAATATCAAATAAATGAACATAGAAGAAATTGGAGCATGCAATACATGTTTGTTTTATATGTATAATAAAAAACCAACACCAAATGAACCGTATTCAACAACTTCACTGAATCAGAATGCGTCCAAAAGATATCAGCAACAAGATTTGAAGCATCTCTATTTCTGGTCCAGTACATATATTCCTCTTCGTGAATAAGATACGACAGATGTTGCATTTTAGTTAACGGACCTCTTTTGCTCGTCTTGTATGTATACCTTGCCTTGTACACGTGGGTAACGCTCGTCAATTTTTATGGATCTCTATCTTTCAAAGCAGTAATTATGTATCTGTGAGCCATATTGTATTTCGTCATGTCATTCACAAACTTTCTTTCATTATCTTTTAATTGACCTAATGCGTTATGGCCATATAAGTCCTTGCCTAGTATATGATTGTGAAACCCACACCTAACCGTAACCTTCCAACCGCTACCACTACAAATCTCAACATAAATGAACATTCAACTTTCACATTATAGGCATAACTACCATCAAAAGAATTTTTAGAAGAATTCTTCTTCTTGTAATTACTTTCTCTCTTACAATCCATAATCAATTTATCGTTCCTCCCTCTGATCCTATTTGCGATATCAGAACAAATAGTAACACCAATAATATCATGCTATTTACCAACGGACTTTGCTTATGCTAACACGTTAGCTCAGGATAGAAATATTTGTCATTTACAACATATATATAATAAATTATCAATGTCAGAGATATCGTAAAAATTAAATATGTACGTAAAACATACGTCAATGATGAAAAACGGTGTAAAATCTccgggggggggggggggggggggggggggggggaccATCACGATCTAAACCAGGCCTATGAAGTATTTTGAACTACAAGATTTTTTTACTATTTATGAAATATCTGATATATCGGATTTTTCCAAAGAATCGAAACTTCTCAATATTTTTTAGATATTTTGAAATATCCGATAAATACATACTTAATTCCCAGatatttttgaattaaaaaaaaaagataaaattgaaacaaaataccgggttttttcaaaaaaataaattaGTATAAATGCAACAAAATACTAGATTTAAAAAATCGGTAAAAACTAAAGTTCCAATAAAATTGGATACATTTAACctatttcaaaaaaaattgtaCCATATATTTCTAATCAAATATCGGATTTTTTGTTTCTTACAAGTTTTATCTAGTGAAATTTTTTGACACAAGTTAACTTTTTGAAAGATAAATAATAAAAGATAAATAATGCGAAGGATAATTTTATCATTAAAAATATGTGGGGTTTCAAATCAAAGCGTAGGATAGCAGATAATGCTCCAAAGTAGTACTACAATCCAAATTGTCCAGTTAGTTCAAACCTTCAAATCCAAACTCATAATCTGCTATTTAAAATACggaaattttaaaaaaattaaatttctACTCATTAACAACAGGAGGTTTGTAAATTATAAAACTACATATAAATTTTTAGAGATTAATtgttatatatttttaatttaaaatctTTTACATCATCAATATATCACAAATAAAATAAAGTGTGATTATAATAAAATCAAATTTCTCTAATAAATTAGTAATTATAATTAATTTAcaatatattttaattaaattttaatttttatattatGTATAGCTTTATACTTTTATCTTAAATAGTTTTATTAATTtagattaattattaatattttttagtTAGGAGTATTTGAGGAAATACTTTCTCTGTTAAAAATTTAACTAGAGAAGCAAAATATGATCAAACAACCTAGTTAATTTTTCATATTCTACTATTTTTCTATATGATACTTCTATTATGATTCTCTTGTGATTACAATCAAATAATAGATTTAGAAAAAGCGCTAATAAGATTGTTTAAAAAAATATCGAACGGAATCAAATTATTTAATTGAAGTTAAAATAACAAAATTGTTATGTTTGGTTACTGAATTAAATATGTGTTggaaaaataattttaaaatcGAAGCAAATGACGAAAAAtcaaaccaaaattaaaaatagaatttgttaaaaataaatttaaatttttttatcaaaagaaataaaacaaTTTGGTGATTCCTTTGGGTAAAATACGGTCTTCTAGCGATTTTATACGGTCTAGAATTTGGAACCGATATATCAAACCAATAGTTTTGGTTcacttttttttaaataaattgaAATAGTTCGATTTAACTATTGTTTATTATATATAATTTGATTCGATTTGATTTTCTAATTGAATTGTACTCCAAATAACTCTAATGGTTGATTGTGAAAActtttttattaataaatttaTCCATCCGTCTCATTTATAATTTTctatattttaaaataaatgtCTCTCACCATACATTTTTTAAAGTCTACCTTCGTCATAAGAGCTCTTCAGATAAGAGctaaaattattttaaaaaaaacaaagaCACAAAATTTCAAATCACTTCTTTAGATAGGTTATAAGTTATCTCCACTATCAATTATGGAATAAGTTAGAAACTCGTACGTTTTGTGTTATTTAGGAGTTTATGCCTTATCCAATTCGTGTTAGTGCAAGCAAGAAGGCTACACACATTAACTTGTGTCGCAAGTAATTAACCATATGGGTGGTGTTGGACAAATCTTTGCTTCTAAGAAATATGTTCCATCTTATTCAACCCTCTActcttatttttcatttttattgctTTCTTGAGAAAATTCTGATGTAATCATATAATCATGGAGAAAAATAAGATACATTGTTTTTCATACATCAGTATCACCGAACTTGCGCTTCATTATCAAACATTGATGATTTCTTGATCTTTGCAATCTGAAACCTGCCACCCTGAGACCTATTAGGATGCAGATGCAGTGGCCTTGAGTTGGAGTCAAGATAATGAAGAACCATAACCATAACCAATGAGCAAATAATCATAGGTATTGGACCGAAAAACCAGAGAAGCAAGTTTAGTGCGAAATAGAGAGCTCGAAGACCGAGTGACCAAAAATCACCACCTCTTATGACTGCTAATTCAACACTACTAATTGGAACAAAACTATCTGGTATGCTTATCAAATAGTTTGCATGAACAAAGTGTCTTGTTGATTGAATAAAGCATGAGAAAGCAAGGAGAAAGCACGTTAGTAAGCAAATGTACTTGATGGAAATTGTGGTTGCTTTTGTGTCGCCATAGATTAATTGACTCTGGAAGAAAATATTGGAGTTATTTGCAATCCAAGCTCCAATTAGAGAAGAAAGAGTCAAAGAAACTGAGGCCAAGAATGTTGCCGCTGATGTGTTGGATTGAATGACAGAGAGAGCTGTGCTAACATCCCTATTTTCAGCCTGATCATTCATTGCAAAGTTTAAAAACAAgcttaaaataataaaaacaagaGGTTTCAACTTTCGAATTAATTATAGGAATGGTCAGGATGATTACTTGCCTGCATAATTCTGTCAACCCATGCTCTTTTGTCATTGTTTTCAAACCCCATGACTGTGGTGTGAGGTCGATGGATGTATCTGTGAAGCAAAAAGAGGTGATAAGCAAACATGATTAGCAACCCACAAGGGACCAAAATCAAATCAAGATACTCCTTATGAAACTTCATCTTCGGTTTCTTCCTTCCTAGGAGTTCTAATTGATCAAGATTTTGGTTATAAAACAAATAACTAAGTGGAGTACGTGATCATCATTCatattaacatttaattttagTTGATGGGCCATTGACTTTTAGACTCTTAATTTACCAACCAGTTTCAACTTGATCCAATATAGTTTTGTAGAATTGGCATTATTGATTTGTACAGCTAGATGACTGACGAAACAAAGAAGTTGCTTGAGAGTGGGGGTTGCTTTTCTACCAAGAAACAAGTTTTGTATTACAAATTGTTAAAAGGTAGTAATTGGTATAAGCCAATCTTAATGTACCTGAATAACAGAAAGTCATATAATGTATTAAAAAAAACAGAAAGACCCAAGCACAATGTATGCACAGAATAAAGTATCAACTGAAACAAATGCTGACCCATGCCTCACATGTGAAATGTGGTCCTGATGTGCCCACTCGAGCTCAAGGAAATAAGTCCCAACATGGCAGAATATACAAACGAAAATTATAGACCTATCTATCATAAAAGGAAAAATTTTGCACTACTCCATGTTGCCATTATTTCTATTCCCCCCCCAAAACGGGACGCATTAGCAAGATCCTTGCTGTTTTCAGTTGATACATAACAGGATGGGCCAAACAATCTCATGATAGCGGCCTACCTAAATTAAGCAATCACTCAAAGCTGATCAAGAAAACAAATTGATTTTCATTTACGAAATAACAATGCCAACAAACCTTGCATCACATTACTAGATGTCTCTTAGCTTTCCAGATAATCCTGCATAAACATGCATTCCCTTAAAATACAGTTAACAGCTTGTGATGTAGAACTAATCAGGTAATTTAATAATCGTTAGTTAAATCAATACTAATATACTCCATCCAATCACTATTATAAATAAGAATCCACTTTTCAGGTTCATTGAATAGCCAATGTATCTGGTTTTTATATATAGAGACCAAATACATTGATTATTTAATAAACTTGAAAAATGAATTTTTGCTTATAAAAGTGATTGGAGGGAGTACATATCATCTTTGAAAGTGGGAAAGCGCAAATGGAATTTTCACATCATTTTCCTATAAAACCAGAAAGTATAAATATGATGTTTCCACCAAAAATCGCACTTCATATGATGTCATATACCATTTACTATTTGATAGGAAATTCAATTGAAGATACCAAGTAAAAATCAATGCTAAATAAGGAACTAAAGAATCAAAAGGACACATGATGATGTTTATGGAAATAGATTTAGCATAAACAAAACCAAGAACCATTACTGAAAATTGTAAGTTGTTATCAATGATGCCGAACTAGTTCGAGAAATTTGTGCTACTAAGAACTCCTACACTGACATTATAATTCATTCAGTAAATAACAGAAACCAGGCAATACCTTACAAAACACTTTTACTGTTTAATCAATTTTACACAGCTAAAGTTGAAGGGACAATTTTGATAAGGAGGGACAACGGCAAACTGCAGCTGAGTTGTTTCTTCGGCGGATTCCCAGTTTTCAGTTATTACCACAGATAGTTTATCCGGACGAGAAGCCTTTAGGGAAACACATACCATGAGTCCATGACACAGTAAGCTAATTCATGGCTTCATGCTGGTAAGGAATTAGCAATAGATCATCTCCAGCAGTACATATGTATGTAGTATGCTCTAATCAGCCTTTTGATGCCTAAGTTTTCAGTAATATTGATTCAGGATCTTCATCCCTTAGATTCTACGCCGAAACTTAATTTGAAGATTTTCCAATCAATCTTTGTGGGAAGCCCTTGCGGGGCCGGCTTCGGCAGTTAGATGGCAGTAAGAATTGGATTTCCATTTGTTTGTTACACCATTAATTCCCTCCTTCATAAAATCAGCACAGCATCACTCTATTCTACTTCATTGTTAACTCCAATCAAAGTCAACAAAATGCAGAGCAATAATAGCAGCAGCAACTTCTAGAAGCATCAAATTCAGTTAAAGTCACGGCAGCATAACATTTCTGTAATAGATCCTGGATTGAAGATGTACACcattttaaaatgaataaataatTAGAGTCCTTTTAGTCGATGTTTGAAATTTTGATGCAAATAATCCGTTTAGTGAAAGCATCATCCTCATAATGAAGAAGTGTGACACATACATACTATATATTACATTAGAAGGAAAGCTTAAGAACTTACTTGATTGTACTACAAAACAAAGCAATGATTGATTGGTATTCCAAGCATTATCAACATGGGAGTAAGCCGCTTCAACGTCTGCATTTGTAAGACAAAAAAAAATGATACTTTTAAGACTAGTCAACTTCCCGGTCATACTATTAGACAGCTATATCCATTGATCCAAAAAACAAAGATTTGTGCTTGAATAATCATAACCTGAAAATGTGAAATATGACCCTGTACAACAAACTGCAAACCAACTTCAAGCTTACTAAATCCATTTTTCATCAACTACAATGCTGGGGATGGGGGAAATTTGCGGGTATTTCACGCGGCACTGTTCTTTCAGCAAAGGACATGCAGAGATATAAAGTTCTGTTAGAGAAGCAGGCAGCCTTTCTCCCACTATATTCTCCAGCTTGGGGCAGAATAAAATTGTTAATGTTTGCAGGGAAGTGAGGTGGAGAAGCCCCGTGCAATCAAACGTGTGCAAACTTGAACAGTTAGATATCTGCAGGTAGGTAAGGGAGGGAGGCAGCAATGCATAACCCTTCTTCGGAAAGTACTCGACACCATCACATGGACCATTAATGAAAAGATCGGTAAGTACGTCCATTGAAGTTAGAGATGAGCTCATCAGTAATTTTTCGCAATTCCCAATCCAAATTGTTCTCAAGCTAGGCGGCATACCCCCTTCAGAAAACGTCTCCAATTTTGGACAATCATATATCCACACACTTTCTAACTTTGGGAGAAGAGTATTTATGTGACAAGGCAGTGATTTTAAATTGACACAGTTGGAGACATACAATGATGTCAAGTTGGGTGCAGATAGTCCTTCTTTTGGGAATGATACAAATTTGGGGCAGTCACTAATTTCAATATCAACGAGATTTTGAAGAACCTTTGAAACGAAAAGACATTCTATGTTTTCACAGTTGCCGATTTGCAGATGATGGAGGTTGGGAAGGGTATCTAGTGAGAGGGTTATGAGAGAATCACAACTCCTATTTATAAGAAGAAACTTAAGTGACTCATGGCCGTGATTTTGCTTTGGGAAATCTAGATTACTAGAATTTGTTATGGACAAACTCTCTAAGGATAAGGGTAAACAATCTCGTGGAAATGATATTGCAGAAGAACAATCCCTGATGACTAATGATTTAAGAGAAATTGGTGGGGTGATGGCAATGGCTTCAAAGACAGACTCTGTCACCTCTCTTCCTCCAACATTTAACTCTTCCAATGAAAGGGGTAGCTCATTCAAGGCTGCTACTTTATTGCTTTCAAATATGGATAACTTGCATATGGCAGGAGCCCTTGGGAGAGAAGAAACAAGCTGGTTGCATCCTTCAATATGAATTGTTTCCAAAACAGGAAGAAAAGATGGCAAATCCCCATGTAATCTGGGACAATCATTAATCACAATATACTTCAATACTGGAAAATAAGCATTTGACTCATGAGGATGATGCCACGCTTTCCAACATGACATACCAACAAACTTGAGACGTTCAAGGGAAGGAAAATATGTCCCTGAAAAGGTATCGTCATATTCAGATCCAATAGTCTCCAGCATATTCATTTCCCTGATTTTCAAGACCTTGAGAGAGCATAATTGTCCAAGTGATGGAAGGATACAACAATTCAAACAACCAGACAGAGATACCTCAGTCAAATTTTGGTAGGAAGGATGTCCAACCCATTCTGGAAATAGTGTGCCCCTGTATCCATCAATATCTAGCCTTTTCAAGTTCTTGGAAGGTTGTAACTTTCCAAGTATATCCATCTCACTTTGTGAACTTGTAAAATGGTTCTTTGCATCTTCAGACCATACAAACGATAATTTATCAAGGTACTTTTTATCCATTATCTTTGCCTGTGATGCTTCAAAGCCACTGGTCACGTTCTCCAACTTCCTAATGCAAAGTGATCCGTGAAGATTTGAAAGTGTTCCCAATTCCTTGATCCCTTTCTCTTCCTGCGTTCTCACAACAAAGCAACCCAAATGTTGCAAATTAATAAGTTTGCTCATTTCTCTAGGCATCTCTTTTAAATTAGTTCCCCAAATTTCCAGATGGCGCAAATTTACAAGATTTTGCATGTCATCGGGAAGCCTTGTTAGACTGTAACAATCGTGCAACTTTAACGTTTGGAGATTATAAAGGTTACATAATGACTCAGGTAACATCTTTATAGACGTGTAAGAGAGATCCAAATAACGCAAATGGATTAGTTCATCTATTGATTCAAGAAATGCATCAAGACCTTTAAAGTTGCCAAATTTCAAAACTCTCAAGCACTTCAAATTTGACAAAGTGAAGCATGAAGCTTTTTCATTGTTGAATGGATCATACAAATAATAGATTGGCAAGATTGTTCGTAGACATTTTAATCTGCCGAAAATATCAAGGTTTGTTGAAATTTGATCACTGAACTTGGAAAATGACAAATGACGAGTCTTGGTACCAATCTTCACATCTTTCCCAATTACTTCTGTTCTAAGATAGAATTCTCCACCAAGCCATGTTGCCAAATCATGCACAAGATCATGCATTACAAAATACCCATTACGAGAATGTTGAAAAAATGATTTGGAAGCTAAGTCACTAAAATACCCATAACCAACTTCTTCTAAAGTCTTGTTATGTTCTGAAGTATGTAAAAGATCCTCCGCCATCCACAGCAAGATTAGCTCATGTCTATCAAATTGATAATCCTTGGGAAACAATGAACAATATACAAAGCAACGTTTTAAATAGGGAGGGAGATAATGATAACTAATTCTCAATGCCGGAATGATCTTACTCTTATTCTCCCAAATATTATTATTCAGTATACTATTCCAATCCCTGATGTCACGTTTTTCTCGCAACAAGCGGCCAAGTGACTGTGCTGCTAAAGGCAATCCCTTACATTTTCTAACAATCTCTTTGCCAATTTTTTGGAGATCCCTATTCTGATCTGGAGAAAGGCAAGCATTGTTTGCAAACACGGACCAACAATCTTCCTCAGACAATTGGTGAAGAGAGTAAGGTTGAATAGTTTGGACCATAGAAGCAACTTTTTCAATACGGGTAGTAACAAGAATTTTACTTCCCATAGTTCCATATTGAAGAGGCTTTAAAAGAGAATTCCAAGAGTCGTCATCCTCGGTCCAGACATCATCCAAAACAATTAAGAACCTC from Lathyrus oleraceus cultivar Zhongwan6 chromosome 1, CAAS_Psat_ZW6_1.0, whole genome shotgun sequence includes:
- the LOC127081563 gene encoding putative disease resistance protein At3g14460, with the translated sequence MAAAVVGEAFLSAFIEVVLDRLASPEVVDLIRGKKIDINLVQRLKNTLYAVEAVLNDAEQKQIHDSSVNNWLDDLKDALYVADDILDHISTKAALSKNNKQVTTVNYFSRLFNFEEKNMVHKLEDIVARLESILKLKHIIGLQHIATHHSSWRTPSTSLEDRSILFGRDHDKEAILKLLLNHHNTAVIPIVGMGGLGKTTLAQFVYNHDSIKQEFDVQAWVCVSDDFDVLKVTKLIAEEVGNACNTNNLNILHRDLKEKLTGKRFLIVLDDVWTEDDDSWNSLLKPLQYGTMGSKILVTTRIEKVASMVQTIQPYSLHQLSEEDCWSVFANNACLSPDQNRDLQKIGKEIVRKCKGLPLAAQSLGRLLREKRDIRDWNSILNNNIWENKSKIIPALRISYHYLPPYLKRCFVYCSLFPKDYQFDRHELILLWMAEDLLHTSEHNKTLEEVGYGYFSDLASKSFFQHSRNGYFVMHDLVHDLATWLGGEFYLRTEVIGKDVKIGTKTRHLSFSKFSDQISTNLDIFGRLKCLRTILPIYYLYDPFNNEKASCFTLSNLKCLRVLKFGNFKGLDAFLESIDELIHLRYLDLSYTSIKMLPESLCNLYNLQTLKLHDCYSLTRLPDDMQNLVNLRHLEIWGTNLKEMPREMSKLINLQHLGCFVVRTQEEKGIKELGTLSNLHGSLCIRKLENVTSGFEASQAKIMDKKYLDKLSFVWSEDAKNHFTSSQSEMDILGKLQPSKNLKRLDIDGYRGTLFPEWVGHPSYQNLTEVSLSGCLNCCILPSLGQLCSLKVLKIREMNMLETIGSEYDDTFSGTYFPSLERLKFVGMSCWKAWHHPHESNAYFPVLKYIVINDCPRLHGDLPSFLPVLETIHIEGCNQLVSSLPRAPAICKLSIFESNKVAALNELPLSLEELNVGGREVTESVFEAIAITPPISLKSLVIRDCSSAISFPRDCLPLSLESLSITNSSNLDFPKQNHGHESLKFLLINRSCDSLITLSLDTLPNLHHLQIGNCENIECLFVSKVLQNLVDIEISDCPKFVSFPKEGLSAPNLTSLYVSNCVNLKSLPCHINTLLPKLESVWIYDCPKLETFSEGGMPPSLRTIWIGNCEKLLMSSSLTSMDVLTDLFINGPCDGVEYFPKKGYALLPPSLTYLQISNCSSLHTFDCTGLLHLTSLQTLTILFCPKLENIVGERLPASLTELYISACPLLKEQCRVKYPQISPIPSIVVDEKWI
- the LOC127081588 gene encoding uncharacterized protein LOC127081588 isoform X2 — encoded protein: MKFHKEYLDLILVPCGLLIMFAYHLFLLHRYIHRPHTTVMGFENNDKRAWVDRIMQAENRDVSTALSVIQSNTSAATFLASVSLTLSSLIGAWIANNSNIFFQSQLIYGDTKATTISIKYICLLTCFLLAFSCFIQSTRHFVHANYLISIPDSFVPISSVELAVIRGGDFWSLGLRALYFALNLLLWFFGPIPMIICSLVMVMVLHYLDSNSRPLHLHPNRSQGGRFQIAKIKKSSMFDNEAQVR